A part of Kitasatospora acidiphila genomic DNA contains:
- the dhaK gene encoding dihydroxyacetone kinase subunit DhaK, with product MKKLINTPESVLDDTLAGIAAAHPELTVDRAARVVHRADAPRPGKVALISGGGSGHEPLHTGFVGPGMLDAACPGEVFTSPVPDQMLAAISAVDGGAGVVFVVKNYTGDVLNFSLAAELAAEQGIEVRTVLVDDDVAVQDSTFTAGRRGTGATVVVEKVCGALAERGAGAAEVASIGELANAASRSFAVALTAATVPAAGKPGFDLPGDEIEVGVGIHGEPGRRREPLRPARELVAEVVETVLADHTLASGDQVIALVNGLGGTPLHELYLVYGEVAARLAERGITIARRLVGNYVTSLDMAGFSLTLTKADPQLLELWDAPVATPALHWS from the coding sequence ATGAAGAAGCTGATCAACACGCCCGAGTCCGTGCTCGACGACACCCTCGCCGGAATCGCCGCCGCACACCCCGAGTTGACGGTGGACCGGGCGGCCCGGGTGGTGCACCGGGCGGACGCACCGCGCCCGGGCAAGGTGGCACTGATCTCCGGCGGCGGTTCCGGTCACGAGCCGCTGCACACCGGTTTCGTCGGCCCCGGGATGCTGGACGCGGCTTGCCCCGGCGAGGTGTTCACCTCCCCCGTGCCGGACCAGATGCTGGCCGCGATCTCGGCCGTCGACGGCGGGGCCGGTGTGGTCTTCGTGGTCAAGAACTACACGGGTGACGTGCTCAACTTCTCGCTGGCCGCCGAACTCGCCGCCGAACAGGGCATCGAGGTCCGCACCGTGCTGGTGGACGACGACGTCGCCGTGCAGGACTCCACCTTCACCGCCGGGCGGCGCGGCACCGGCGCCACCGTGGTGGTGGAGAAGGTCTGCGGCGCGCTGGCCGAGCGCGGTGCCGGCGCCGCGGAGGTGGCCTCGATCGGCGAGCTGGCCAATGCCGCGTCCCGCTCCTTCGCGGTGGCGCTGACCGCCGCGACCGTACCGGCCGCCGGCAAGCCCGGCTTCGACCTGCCGGGTGACGAAATCGAGGTCGGAGTCGGCATCCACGGCGAACCGGGCCGCCGCCGGGAGCCGCTGCGCCCGGCCCGTGAGCTGGTGGCCGAGGTGGTGGAGACCGTCCTGGCCGACCACACCCTGGCCTCGGGCGACCAGGTGATCGCCCTGGTCAACGGCCTGGGCGGCACCCCGCTGCACGAGCTCTACCTGGTCTACGGCGAGGTGGCCGCCCGCCTCGCCGAGCGCGGCATCACCATCGCCCGCCGACTGGTCGGCAACTATGTGACCAGCCTCGACATGGCCGGGTTCTCGCTCACCCTGACCAAGGCCGACCCGCAGCTCCTGGAGCTCTGGGACGCGCCCGTCGCCACCCCCGCCCTGCACTGGTCCTGA
- the dhaL gene encoding dihydroxyacetone kinase subunit DhaL, whose translation MSYAIDHDLAVAWLRATAAAVEQRHQELTELDAAIGDGDHGTNLRRGFAAVTGLLDELDPAAPPGSVLTRAGTTLISKVGGASGPLYGSALRAAGTALPAPTADMMDLAQALRAGLTALQKLGGAAVGDKTMVDAFEPAVAALERAAFDGFTLREASALAAEAAEAGARATIPLEARKGRASYLGRRSIDHQDPGATSTALLFAALAEVSSPH comes from the coding sequence ATGTCCTACGCCATCGACCACGATCTCGCCGTCGCCTGGCTGCGCGCCACGGCCGCGGCCGTCGAGCAACGGCACCAGGAACTCACCGAGTTGGACGCCGCGATCGGTGACGGCGACCACGGCACCAATCTGCGGCGCGGCTTCGCGGCCGTCACCGGGCTGCTGGACGAGTTGGACCCGGCCGCCCCGCCCGGCAGCGTGCTGACCCGGGCGGGCACCACCCTGATCTCCAAGGTCGGCGGCGCCTCCGGACCGCTCTACGGCAGCGCGCTGCGGGCGGCCGGCACCGCACTGCCCGCGCCCACCGCCGACATGATGGACCTGGCCCAGGCGCTGCGGGCCGGCCTGACCGCGCTGCAGAAGCTGGGCGGCGCGGCGGTCGGCGACAAGACCATGGTGGACGCCTTCGAACCGGCCGTCGCCGCCCTGGAGCGCGCCGCCTTCGACGGCTTCACGCTGCGCGAGGCGAGCGCGCTGGCCGCCGAGGCCGCCGAGGCGGGGGCCCGGGCCACCATCCCGCTGGAGGCCCGCAAGGGCCGCGCCTCCTACCTGGGACGGCGCAGCATCGACCACCAGGACCCGGGCGCCACCTCCACCGCGCTGCTGTTCGCCGCCCTCGCCGAGGTGTCGTCACCGCACTGA
- a CDS encoding heavy-metal-associated domain-containing protein encodes MASTTTYTVTGMSCGHCEKSVSEELSALAGVLTVAADAKAGTVTVSSEQPLDEADVRAAIDEAGYELVGPAA; translated from the coding sequence ATGGCCAGCACCACCACCTACACCGTCACCGGCATGAGCTGCGGCCACTGCGAGAAGTCGGTGTCCGAGGAGCTCTCCGCACTGGCCGGCGTGCTCACCGTCGCCGCCGACGCCAAGGCCGGCACCGTCACCGTCTCCTCCGAGCAGCCGCTGGACGAGGCCGATGTCCGCGCCGCGATCGACGAGGCGGGCTACGAACTGGTCGGCCCGGCGGCCTGA
- a CDS encoding heavy metal translocating P-type ATPase, whose product MSTASSTVPSAATDRVELSIGGMTCASCAARIEKKLNRLDGVEATVNFATEKARVDFGPGVTVADLIATVERTGYTAELPAPPAARTPSPESAAPAEAPDPLRERLTISALLTVPVILLSMVPALQFTSWQWLAFALTGPVVLYGGWPFHRAAGTNLRHGAATMDTLVSLGTLAAFGWSVWALFWGDAGRPGMKHMFSLAVSRADAGSSLYLETAAAVTVLILLGRWLEARSKRRAGAALHALLDLGAKDVAVLRDGREVRIPVAELTVGTRFVVRPGEKIATDGVVVEGASAVDASMLTGESVPVEVSVGAPVTGATVNAGGRLVVEARRVGADTQLARMAQLVEQAQNGKAAAQRLADRISAVFVPVVILIALATLVGWLLAGGSPTEAFTAAVAVLIIACPCALGLATPTALMVGTGRGAQLGILIKGPEVLETTRRVDTIVLDKTGTVTTGKMALTAVHTADGVSEEQALRLAGALEDASEHPIARAIAAAATDRLGALPGVEGFENIPGLGVQGVVDGHAVLAGRERLLADWSQPLGAELAAAKAEAEAAGRTAIAVGWDGAARAVLVVADTVKPTSAQAVRELRELGLRPVLLTGDHRAAAEAVAAEVGIPAADVIAEVLPEDKVAQVRRLQGEGRSVAMVGDGVNDAAALAQADLGLAMGTGTDAAIEAGDLTLVRGDLRVAADAIRLSRRTLATIKGNLFWAFAYNVAALPLAATGLLNPVVAGATMAFSSVFVVSNSLRLRRFGG is encoded by the coding sequence ATGAGCACCGCCAGCAGCACCGTCCCGAGCGCGGCCACCGACCGCGTCGAGCTGTCGATCGGCGGGATGACCTGCGCCTCCTGCGCAGCCCGGATCGAGAAGAAGCTCAACCGGCTGGACGGCGTCGAGGCCACCGTCAACTTCGCGACCGAGAAGGCCCGGGTCGACTTCGGCCCCGGCGTCACGGTGGCCGACCTGATCGCCACCGTGGAGCGCACCGGCTACACCGCCGAGCTGCCCGCGCCGCCCGCCGCCCGGACGCCCTCGCCGGAGAGCGCGGCGCCGGCCGAGGCCCCCGATCCCCTGCGCGAGCGGCTGACGATCAGCGCGCTGCTCACCGTCCCGGTCATCCTGCTCTCCATGGTCCCCGCGCTGCAGTTCACCAGCTGGCAGTGGCTGGCGTTCGCCCTCACCGGCCCGGTGGTGCTGTACGGCGGCTGGCCCTTCCACCGGGCCGCCGGCACCAACCTGCGGCACGGCGCGGCCACCATGGACACCCTGGTCTCGCTGGGCACCCTGGCGGCGTTCGGCTGGTCGGTCTGGGCGCTGTTCTGGGGCGACGCCGGGCGGCCCGGCATGAAGCACATGTTCTCGCTGGCGGTCAGCCGCGCCGACGCCGGATCGTCGCTCTACCTGGAGACGGCCGCCGCCGTCACCGTGCTGATCCTGCTCGGCCGCTGGCTGGAGGCCCGCTCCAAGCGGCGCGCCGGAGCCGCCCTGCACGCCCTGCTGGACCTCGGGGCCAAGGACGTCGCGGTGCTGCGGGACGGCCGTGAGGTGCGGATCCCGGTCGCCGAACTCACCGTCGGCACCCGGTTCGTGGTCCGCCCGGGCGAGAAGATCGCCACCGACGGCGTGGTGGTCGAGGGCGCGTCCGCGGTGGACGCCTCGATGCTCACCGGCGAGTCCGTCCCCGTCGAGGTCTCGGTCGGCGCCCCGGTCACCGGCGCCACCGTCAACGCGGGCGGCCGCCTGGTGGTCGAGGCCCGCCGGGTCGGCGCCGACACCCAGCTCGCCCGGATGGCCCAGCTGGTCGAGCAGGCGCAGAACGGCAAGGCCGCGGCGCAGCGGCTGGCCGACCGGATCTCCGCGGTCTTCGTGCCGGTGGTGATCCTGATCGCGCTGGCCACCCTGGTCGGCTGGCTGCTGGCCGGCGGCAGCCCCACCGAGGCGTTCACCGCCGCGGTCGCCGTGCTGATCATCGCCTGCCCGTGCGCCCTGGGTCTGGCCACCCCGACCGCGCTGATGGTCGGCACCGGGCGCGGCGCCCAGCTCGGCATCCTGATCAAGGGCCCCGAGGTGCTGGAGACCACCCGCCGGGTCGACACCATCGTGCTGGACAAGACCGGCACCGTCACCACCGGCAAGATGGCGCTGACCGCCGTGCACACCGCCGACGGTGTCTCCGAGGAGCAGGCGCTGCGGCTGGCCGGCGCGCTGGAGGACGCCTCCGAGCACCCGATCGCCCGGGCCATCGCGGCGGCCGCCACCGACCGGCTGGGCGCCCTGCCCGGCGTCGAGGGCTTCGAGAACATCCCGGGCCTGGGTGTGCAGGGCGTGGTGGACGGCCACGCGGTGCTGGCCGGCCGGGAGCGCCTGCTGGCCGACTGGTCGCAGCCGCTGGGCGCCGAGTTGGCGGCCGCCAAGGCCGAGGCCGAGGCGGCGGGGCGGACCGCCATCGCGGTCGGCTGGGACGGCGCGGCCCGCGCGGTGCTGGTGGTGGCCGACACCGTCAAGCCGACCAGCGCCCAGGCGGTGCGCGAGCTGCGCGAGCTGGGCCTGCGCCCGGTGCTGCTGACCGGCGACCACCGGGCGGCCGCCGAGGCGGTGGCCGCCGAGGTGGGCATCCCGGCCGCGGACGTGATCGCCGAGGTGCTGCCGGAGGACAAGGTGGCCCAGGTCCGGCGGCTGCAGGGCGAGGGCCGCTCGGTGGCGATGGTGGGCGACGGGGTCAATGACGCCGCCGCGCTGGCCCAGGCCGACCTGGGCCTGGCGATGGGCACCGGGACGGACGCGGCGATCGAGGCCGGCGACCTGACGCTGGTCCGCGGCGACCTGCGGGTGGCCGCCGACGCGATCCGGCTCTCCCGGCGGACCCTGGCCACCATCAAGGGCAACCTGTTCTGGGCCTTCGCCTACAACGTGGCGGCGCTGCCGCTGGCCGCCACCGGTCTGCTCAACCCGGTGGTCGCCGGCGCCACGATGGCCTTCTCCTCGGTCTTCGTGGTCAGCAACAGCCTGCGGCTGCGGCGCTTCGGCGGCTGA
- a CDS encoding citrate synthase produces the protein MRNSVSENSQSAVVLKYQGGEYEYPVVESTAGNSGFDISKLLPQTGLVTLDNGFGNTAAYKSAITFVDGDNGILRYRGFPIEQLADQGSFIETAYLLINGELPTADQLETFSSDITQHTLLHEDVKRFFQGFPRDAHPMAMLSSVVGALSTFYPESHNPFDEAQRNLSTVRLLAKLPTIAAYAYKKAMGQPFVYPRNDLSYVENFLRMTFAVPAEEYELNPVIVNALDKLLILHADHEQNCSTSTVRLVGSSHANMFASVSAGISALWGPLHGGANQAVLEMLEQIQKDGGDVDAFIRKVKNREDGVKLMGFGHRVYKAFDPRAALVKGLAHEVLGQLGKSDELLEIALKLEEHALSDDFFISRKLYPNVDFYTGLIYRAMGFPTSMFTVLFALGRLPGWIAHWQEMIQEPGSRIGRPRQIYTGTAIRDYVALDKR, from the coding sequence GTGAGGAATAGCGTGAGCGAGAACAGTCAAAGCGCCGTAGTCCTGAAGTACCAGGGTGGCGAGTACGAGTACCCCGTGGTCGAGAGCACGGCGGGCAACTCTGGGTTCGACATCTCGAAGCTGCTCCCGCAGACCGGCCTGGTCACCCTGGACAACGGCTTCGGCAACACCGCCGCGTACAAGTCCGCCATCACCTTCGTCGACGGTGACAACGGCATCCTCCGCTACCGCGGCTTCCCGATCGAGCAGCTGGCCGACCAGGGCAGCTTCATCGAGACCGCCTACCTGCTGATCAACGGCGAGCTCCCGACCGCCGACCAGCTGGAGACCTTCAGCAGCGACATCACCCAGCACACCCTGCTGCACGAGGACGTCAAGCGCTTCTTCCAGGGCTTCCCCCGGGACGCGCACCCGATGGCGATGCTCTCCTCGGTGGTCGGCGCGCTCTCCACTTTCTACCCGGAGAGCCACAACCCGTTCGACGAGGCCCAGCGGAACCTGTCGACGGTCCGCCTGCTGGCGAAGCTGCCGACCATCGCCGCCTACGCCTACAAGAAGGCGATGGGCCAGCCGTTCGTCTACCCGCGCAACGACCTGAGCTACGTCGAGAACTTCCTGCGGATGACCTTCGCCGTCCCGGCGGAGGAGTACGAGCTCAACCCGGTGATCGTCAACGCGCTGGACAAGCTCCTCATCCTGCACGCCGACCACGAGCAGAACTGCTCCACCTCCACGGTGCGCCTGGTCGGCTCCAGCCACGCCAACATGTTCGCCTCGGTCTCGGCCGGCATCTCGGCGCTCTGGGGCCCGCTGCACGGCGGCGCCAACCAGGCCGTGCTGGAGATGCTGGAGCAGATCCAGAAGGACGGCGGCGACGTCGACGCCTTCATCCGCAAGGTGAAGAACCGCGAGGACGGCGTCAAGCTGATGGGCTTCGGCCACCGCGTGTACAAGGCCTTCGACCCGCGCGCCGCGCTGGTCAAGGGTCTGGCGCACGAGGTGCTCGGCCAGCTCGGCAAGTCGGACGAGCTGCTGGAGATCGCGCTCAAGCTGGAGGAGCACGCGCTCAGCGACGACTTCTTCATCTCCCGCAAGCTGTACCCGAACGTCGACTTCTACACCGGCCTGATCTACCGCGCGATGGGCTTCCCGACCAGCATGTTCACCGTGCTGTTCGCGCTCGGCCGGCTCCCCGGCTGGATCGCCCACTGGCAGGAGATGATCCAGGAGCCGGGCAGCCGGATCGGCCGTCCGCGCCAGATCTACACCGGCACCGCGATCCGCGACTACGTGGCGCTCGACAAGCGCTGA
- the recD2 gene encoding SF1B family DNA helicase RecD2, with amino-acid sequence MSALQGRQAQAPVPLQLAQLEGVLERITYANEETGYTVARVDTGRGAAELLTVVGALLGAQVGESLRMHGRWGSHPQYGRQFTVENYTTVLPATVQGIQRYLGSGLIKGIGPKFAERIVGHFGIDTLTVIEEQPSRLIEVPGLGPKRTKMIAAAWEEQKAIKEVMVFLQGVGVSTSLAVRIYKKYGDSSIGVVKNEPYRLAADVWGIGFLTADRIAQAVGIPHDSPERVKAGLQYALSQSSDQGHCYLPEERLIADGVKLLQVDVGLVIDCLGELVAEEGVVRELLPGDGGESVSAIYLVPFHRAEVSLSNQLLRLLHADTDRMPGFGDVDWGKALSWLAERTGAELAPEQEQAVRLALTERVAVLTGGPGCGKSFTVKSIVTLALAKKAKVLLAAPTGRAAKRLAELTGHQAATVHRLLELRPGGEAAYDRDRPLDADLVVVDEASMLDLILANKLVKAVAPGAHLLFVGDVDQLPSVGAGEVLRDMLADGGPIPSVRLTRIFRQAQQSGVVVNAHRINEGKPPLTDGLPDFFLFVEDDTERTAGLVVDVVARRIPQRFRLDARRDVQVLAPMHRGPAGAGNLNTLLQAAVTPGREGLPEKRFGGRTFRVGDKVTQIRNNYDKGRNGVFNGTVGVVTSLSAEDQRLTVLTDEDEEVPYDFDELDELQHAYAVTIHRSQGSEYPAVVIPVTTSAWTMLQRNLLYTAVTRAKKLVVLVGSRKAIGQAVRTVGAGRRHAALDHRLSSE; translated from the coding sequence ATGAGCGCGCTGCAGGGCCGGCAGGCGCAGGCCCCGGTACCGCTCCAGCTCGCCCAGTTGGAGGGCGTGCTGGAGCGGATCACCTACGCCAACGAGGAGACCGGCTACACGGTCGCCCGCGTCGACACCGGCCGCGGTGCCGCCGAGCTGCTGACCGTGGTCGGTGCCCTGCTCGGCGCCCAGGTCGGCGAGTCGCTGCGGATGCACGGCCGCTGGGGCTCGCATCCGCAGTACGGCCGCCAGTTCACCGTGGAGAACTACACCACCGTGCTGCCGGCCACCGTCCAGGGGATCCAGCGCTATCTGGGGTCGGGCCTGATCAAGGGCATCGGGCCGAAGTTCGCCGAGCGGATCGTGGGCCACTTCGGCATCGACACCCTCACAGTGATCGAGGAGCAGCCGTCCCGCCTGATCGAGGTCCCGGGGCTCGGCCCCAAGCGCACCAAGATGATCGCCGCGGCCTGGGAGGAGCAGAAGGCGATCAAGGAGGTGATGGTCTTCCTCCAGGGGGTGGGGGTGTCGACCTCGCTGGCCGTGCGGATCTACAAGAAGTACGGGGACTCCTCGATCGGCGTGGTGAAGAATGAGCCCTACCGGCTGGCCGCCGATGTCTGGGGCATCGGGTTCCTCACCGCCGACCGGATCGCCCAGGCCGTCGGGATCCCGCACGACAGCCCGGAGCGGGTCAAGGCCGGTCTGCAGTACGCGCTGTCGCAGAGCAGCGATCAGGGCCACTGCTACCTCCCGGAGGAGCGGCTGATCGCCGACGGGGTGAAGCTCCTGCAGGTGGACGTCGGCCTGGTGATCGACTGCCTGGGCGAGCTGGTCGCCGAGGAGGGTGTGGTCCGCGAGCTGCTGCCGGGAGATGGCGGGGAGTCGGTCAGCGCGATCTACCTGGTGCCGTTCCACCGGGCCGAGGTGTCGCTCTCCAACCAGCTGCTGCGGTTGCTGCACGCCGATACGGACCGGATGCCCGGCTTCGGGGACGTGGACTGGGGCAAGGCGCTGTCCTGGCTGGCCGAGCGGACCGGAGCCGAGCTGGCGCCCGAGCAGGAGCAGGCGGTCCGGCTGGCGCTGACCGAGAGGGTCGCGGTGCTGACGGGTGGCCCGGGCTGCGGCAAGTCGTTCACCGTGAAGTCGATCGTCACCCTGGCGCTGGCCAAGAAGGCGAAGGTGCTGCTGGCGGCGCCGACCGGCCGGGCGGCCAAGCGGCTGGCCGAGCTGACTGGCCATCAAGCGGCGACCGTGCACCGGCTGTTGGAGCTGCGGCCGGGTGGTGAGGCGGCCTACGACCGGGACCGTCCGCTGGACGCCGACCTGGTGGTGGTGGACGAGGCCTCGATGCTGGACCTGATCCTGGCGAACAAGCTGGTCAAGGCGGTGGCGCCGGGCGCGCACCTGCTGTTCGTGGGCGATGTGGACCAGCTGCCCTCGGTGGGCGCCGGCGAGGTGCTGCGGGACATGCTGGCCGACGGCGGCCCGATCCCGTCGGTGCGGCTGACCAGGATCTTCCGCCAGGCCCAGCAGTCCGGGGTGGTGGTCAACGCGCACCGGATCAACGAGGGCAAGCCGCCGCTCACCGACGGCCTGCCCGACTTCTTCCTGTTCGTGGAGGACGACACCGAGCGGACCGCCGGCCTGGTGGTCGACGTGGTGGCCCGCCGGATCCCGCAGCGCTTCCGGCTGGACGCGCGCCGGGACGTGCAGGTGCTGGCGCCGATGCACCGCGGCCCGGCCGGTGCGGGCAACCTCAACACCCTGCTGCAGGCGGCCGTCACCCCGGGGCGCGAGGGCCTGCCGGAGAAGCGCTTCGGCGGCCGCACCTTCCGGGTCGGCGACAAGGTCACCCAGATCCGCAACAACTACGACAAGGGTCGCAACGGCGTCTTCAACGGCACTGTAGGCGTGGTCACTTCGCTCAGTGCGGAGGATCAGCGGCTCACCGTGCTGACCGACGAGGACGAGGAGGTGCCGTACGACTTCGACGAACTTGACGAACTGCAGCACGCTTATGCCGTGACCATTCACCGCTCGCAGGGCAGTGAGTATCCGGCGGTGGTGATTCCGGTCACGACCTCGGCCTGGACCATGCTGCAGCGAAATCTGCTGTACACGGCAGTGACGCGGGCCAAGAAGCTGGTGGTCCTGGTCGGCTCGCGCAAGGCGATCGGCCAGGCGGTGCGGACGGTGGGCGCCGGTCGCAGGCATGCGGCGCTTGACCACCGGCTGTCAAGCGAGTGA
- a CDS encoding VOC family protein: protein MLTTDFAPGAPNWIDLGSPDTDAAQQFYSRLFGWTFTSAGPNSGGYGFFRLGGQTVAALGPLTEEGATAAWTVYFRTEDADQTAKLVSQAGGVVRFGPFDVFTSGRMAGFTDPTGAAFAVWQPGTTRGLDAVTSTGTLCWTELHSSDPEQAKEFYRKVFNWLEQDVPFGDFTYTVITPTGGGLDASQGGIATLIPVDKAVHTGSYWLPYFEVTDVEATRAKAVELGGGQRGEVIDEPGVGRFVQLTDPHGAVFSVITSTPPDN from the coding sequence ATGTTGACCACCGATTTTGCGCCCGGCGCTCCCAACTGGATCGACCTCGGCAGCCCCGATACCGACGCGGCCCAGCAGTTCTACAGCCGGTTGTTCGGCTGGACCTTCACCTCGGCCGGGCCGAACTCCGGCGGTTACGGCTTCTTCCGCCTGGGCGGGCAGACCGTGGCCGCCCTCGGACCGCTGACCGAGGAGGGCGCCACAGCGGCCTGGACGGTCTACTTCCGGACCGAGGACGCCGACCAGACGGCCAAGCTGGTCTCCCAGGCCGGCGGTGTGGTCCGGTTCGGCCCGTTCGACGTCTTCACCTCCGGGCGGATGGCCGGCTTCACCGATCCGACCGGCGCCGCCTTCGCCGTCTGGCAGCCCGGCACCACCAGGGGCCTGGACGCCGTGACCAGCACCGGCACCCTCTGCTGGACGGAGCTGCACAGCAGCGACCCCGAGCAGGCCAAGGAGTTCTACCGGAAGGTCTTCAACTGGCTTGAGCAGGACGTCCCGTTCGGCGACTTCACCTACACCGTGATCACTCCGACCGGCGGTGGCCTGGACGCCAGCCAGGGCGGTATCGCCACCCTGATCCCCGTGGACAAGGCCGTGCACACCGGGTCCTACTGGCTGCCGTACTTCGAGGTGACCGATGTGGAGGCGACCCGCGCCAAGGCGGTCGAGCTGGGCGGCGGGCAGCGCGGTGAGGTGATCGACGAACCCGGAGTCGGGCGGTTCGTGCAACTCACCGATCCGCACGGGGCGGTCTTCTCGGTGATCACCAGCACTCCGCCCGACAACTGA
- a CDS encoding DUF3710 domain-containing protein: MFRRRQKSEDAVEQLAEDAISADETADDVEDPDADSETSADVEETEQDPADRVGLPPAPRPEGPWDISELESPAEGRVDLGGLLIPGVEGMELRVEVAGEAIVAATLVLGNSAIQLQAFAAPKSEGIWAEVREEIANGITGQGGRVEEEEGTLGWHLRAQVPVQLPDGTQGVQLVRFVGCDGPRWFLRGVISGQAAVQPEAAAVLEQVFRQTVVVRGEAPMAPRDPIVLKLPEDAQMVADGGVGAPEGGESRFGGEASLNPFQRGPEITEVR; this comes from the coding sequence GTGTTCCGTCGTCGCCAGAAGAGCGAGGACGCCGTCGAGCAGCTCGCCGAGGACGCCATCAGCGCCGACGAGACGGCCGATGACGTCGAAGATCCCGACGCCGATAGCGAGACGTCGGCCGACGTCGAGGAGACCGAGCAGGACCCGGCCGACCGCGTCGGCCTGCCGCCGGCACCGCGTCCCGAGGGCCCCTGGGACATCTCCGAGCTGGAGAGCCCGGCCGAGGGCCGAGTGGACCTCGGCGGCCTGCTGATCCCCGGTGTCGAGGGCATGGAGCTGCGGGTCGAGGTGGCCGGCGAGGCGATCGTGGCCGCGACCCTGGTGCTCGGCAACAGCGCGATCCAGCTCCAGGCCTTCGCCGCTCCCAAGTCGGAGGGCATCTGGGCCGAGGTCCGCGAGGAGATCGCCAACGGCATCACCGGCCAGGGCGGCCGGGTCGAGGAGGAGGAAGGCACCCTCGGCTGGCACCTGCGGGCCCAGGTCCCGGTGCAGCTGCCGGACGGCACCCAGGGCGTTCAGTTGGTGCGCTTCGTCGGCTGCGACGGACCGCGCTGGTTCCTGCGCGGCGTGATCTCCGGCCAGGCCGCCGTGCAGCCCGAGGCGGCGGCGGTGCTGGAGCAGGTCTTCCGGCAGACCGTCGTGGTCCGCGGTGAGGCCCCGATGGCGCCGCGCGACCCGATCGTGCTGAAGCTTCCCGAGGACGCGCAGATGGTCGCCGATGGCGGCGTCGGCGCCCCCGAGGGCGGCGAGTCGCGCTTCGGCGGCGAGGCGTCCCTGAACCCGTTCCAGCGCGGCCCGGAGATCACCGAGGTCCGCTGA